AAGATGAGACGTTTGGCTGATGAGTGCGACTGGACACGTCGGGATATTTGGAGCCCCAGAACCCAGGGAATTACCAGACaaattactccgtactctgtacagaATCAATTCGCAAGCAAGTCCTCTATGGAGCAGGTCGAGGTGCTAAAAATAGCTGGGAAACTGACCGGTCGACAGCAAAACGGGGCCAGGGTAATGGAGGCTAACTGTCAATAGTACACATGTGCATGGTAGACATCGATGCTTCTTGCTGCCAGTTGCTGCCAGTCATGGACTCCCCGTCGTGGTACAAGGCTGGTTGCCCATCGGCCATCCGCTGCCGCACAGCCCAATTATCGACGCAAAGGCCAGTGCCTGCTGACAGCAATTGATGCCTGGTCCCAtggcgctcaagtgctctgGCCCGGCAAACCCGTCAGCCACAGTGTCCGACTGAGCTAGGGCTGACAGCGCCTCCATGGAGATCTCCATACCGGACCGTTCTCATAAATGAGGGCACCACTTTACGTCGTCCAATTGATGGACCCATCGCGCGGCATATGGCATGCCAACTATTGGGTCCGAGCCGCGCTCCCTTTTCGCTTCCCAACGAGAGCCTCAGTCCTCTGTTGGCTGCCTTTCCCCCCATTTTCCGAACACCTCCAAGCACAGAGAGTCGACAATCCATCTCCCCCTTGTCTCCTTGACAGAAGCGTCTCCCTCCCCGtccttccttttcctttcgATTGCCTCGCACCTGTCCCTGCCGGCGCTGCACCCAGACTCCAACTATTTCTCCTACGGGGTCCAGTTTTTGCCGTCCGAGTGAAGATCCCAGACCCCTGATCCaaaccaccaaaaaaaaaaaagtgttGCAAGAATCGGCGCTGGTCGGACGAAAGGCGACTTGCCCGCTCGCGGAAGAAcagctaaaaaaaatatcCAGCGTCTCACCGCTCCATATACGATGCGGTCCTTCTCCCTGGCCGCGCTGCTGctcgccagcaccgccgcagCCCTCCCCCGAAACGAGTGCTTCCGCGTCCACAGCAAAGCCCTCGCCGAGTACACCGACTGCGGCAACCAGGCCGCCGTGAGCCGGTGCCTCGCCTCGCTGTCCAGCTTCGAGCCAAGCGACCTCGCGCCGTGCTACACCAACGCCGGCTGctcagccagccaggcgGCCCTCGAAGCCCGGTACATCACGACGCGGTGCCAGGAATACAGCACCGGCAACGAGCTGCGAAAACGCTTCCGCGCCGCCCTGGAGCCCGTCCGGGCCACGCAGGCGGTCGTCGCGGCCGCGCACCTCGCCgcgcgggcgacgacgacgccggcccCCGTCCGCAAGGGCGCCGACTGCTTCAGCGCCAGCGAGTTCGACACGTCGAGCTGCGACGTGGCCACGGAGAACGGCAAGGCCGTGACGCGCACGTGCACGCCGTCCAAGGGCACCTCGAGCGACTGCCTCTCGGGCTGGATCTGCACCGTCGACAGCACCCACCAGGACATATGCATGAAGAAGCAGCCCATCGACACGggcggcatcatcgtcgccatcgtcttcgccgccttcttcgccatcgGCCTCGCCTACCTGACCTTTGCCTGCTGCCGCGAGCGCAAGCACCACAAGCgcgtcgccgccaaggcagaggccgtcgccctcgcccgcgccgccaccaagaagcAGCGCTCGCAGGAGGCCCGCGCGCCCCTCATGCAGCAGACGCAGGAGGCTAGTAGTCCCAACCCTTTCCAGGACCAGCCTAGCCATGCTtagactttttttcttcttatttttttctAGCGGAACGAGGATTGGGggcatggatggatggatggatggtcGATTTTTTTTGGGGGCCAAGTACGAACGACCACCCAGGTTATATTGTGGAATGGCAGATATCTTTGCGGAGGAAATGGATCGTGGGAGATGATGGGGGCTTTCTTCCCCTCAATTTATAAAGAACAAGGTTTGGATTGAAACGAaagggattttttttcttggctcaGCATCTTGTAATTATGGCATAAGAAAAACAATACATATGTTCCATGGATATTTGGCTCCAACATGTTGTGGGGTTAtttccaagcccaaggatTGTAATTGCATAAGTATGCGTTTCCAGTTCACACCCGCTCTAATGGCTGTAAAGTCCCCGATACTAGGGCTAGTAGTTGGCTGACAAGTTCAAACCGTCCATCGCAGTGTCGACGTTATATCACGAGCGGAGCACCACATTGCAAGGCATGCGATTTCATCCTCAACATTGCACTGATAGGCGGCATCCACATTCACAACACATTCACAACTAGGAGACACGCGCAGATGAAAATATCCTCTGCAGGCGCTGTTAAATAACCCTTCCGTACCGTCGGCAATGGGCATGTTTGATATTTGTTAATCGAACATAGAGTAATGAAAACCGAATCTTGTCCTGCTCCCTCCGTTCCGCTGGTAGCCACATATCAATAATAATGACGGCCGACCGAATCGACCAGTGGCTAGTATAAAGTCGACACCTGATTGATCAATGCCGTGCATGTTTCGCTGCCCTACCTCCTTGCCTGCCGCTCCCATTTCTCCCACCAAAATTCCCTTCCAATGCCGTCTCGCTGAGAATTCCAATATAGACGCTACCATGGTGCTATACGTCATGTCTTGCTCGGCTACAGAGAGTTGCCATCCTTTCAAGATAGTTTAGACGTCACTGTGATGTCTCCTTGTCGGATTACGACCTCGGAGTACGTTCCAAGAAATTCTTCTGTCAAAAGGCGCCGCACCGATCCTGGAATGTGACACACTACACGACAGACCGTCAGAGAGGCGTGGGATTGGGTTGTTCCAGATAGACCAGTCAATCTTCAAATCTCGATCCACTGCCATGTTTGATGCAGAAGTCGATGCCCTATTCCTGTCGCCACTGCCACTTCTCCGGAAACCGCTCCTTCGAACCAGAGGGCTCGCCATGACGACACCCCCTGCTTCAGAGGAGCTCTTCTAGTGGCCCCGCAAAGACGCGTGGTTGGTACGAGGACTGCAAACCTCTCCTGGTGCCCCTACCGCTCGATATGAATGCCCTGAAGCATCACTTTGATCCAGAGTCCATCGAATCCTGTGCTGACCAGCACCGCTCATATCACGCCTGGCATCAAACGTTCCACCCCCGTTGGAATTGTTGCCCTCGGTGTCACAGAGGTTCAGTAGGTCTTGTTCAGTTAGGGAGAAGTCGTTGGCATAAATCTCCACCTGTGACTTGATCGCGCCTAGGTCCATGTATCCCTCTGCATCGGCGGCTCCAGACGCAGACAGTTCTCTGTATGCAGCACACAGAAAAGATCTGACCATAACATGGCGTGGCTGGGATGAAGATCGAATGGAACTCATGGTTGGAGTTGGCGAGGCCATGTTAGCCATGCCAAAGCCTGGCGGAATTCCCGGAGAGCCCCACGTCGAACTCGAAAAACCAGGCGGTGCGAAAGGCTGCCCGTGTGCGGCTCCCGCCGGAGGACCCCAGGGATTCTGTCCCATGGGAAATCCTGCGTCCATGAAAGGGCTTGTCGGAAATCCTCCACGGGGCCCCGGGGGTTGATTACGCAGACTACTGGGGTTCATGCCCTCCAGCGGAGGTGCATCATCAGCCACCAGAGCGCTGCTACCCAGATGCTTAGtttcgtcatcttcttcgcgAGATTGGCGTTGAGACAGGCTGCCAGGGCGGCCAATCGGTGCAGGTCTTCCAATAGGTTGGGTCGGCACTCCTGCTGCCCCATCGTATCCAAGAGAGCCTTGGCGTGTATGTGTAGGAATCAGAGGCTCTTTCGCCATTGGGAACCCTTGGTGCATGGGGAACGGATCGGTGGAAGCGTGATTGAATCCTGGAGGCGCCATTGGGCCTTGGTGAAATCCTCGTGCAACTGGACCGTTCAGTCCAGGaggcggcatcatcacgtTAGGACCAGGACGAAATTGCAGGGGGGGGAATATAGCCTCGTGTGAAATAGGGCTGGGAAAGCGTGGCGGCCGGTGTTGTGTCAATCCTGGGGGCGGTTGCAAACCCATTGTCGGCGGCATTTGGAAAGGCGGCGTGTGGCTTGGTAGTCTGGTTTGCATACTGTGAGGTGACACGGGTTGATTGAGCTGAGCCGCAAGTATCGAGCTGCTTGTGCtggcttttctttcttgccCAATGGGTCCGGGGCTGACCTGAATAGGGGTCCCGGGATGAGGAGACGGATTCTGGCTAGGCCCCGATGCGGATTGGGAAGCTGCCGAGCTCCCTGGACCAGAGTCCTGCTGCTGAGACAACGCACGAGATCGAATAGGTGTGGGCGCTTTCGGGATCGCTGGCGTGGCTACTGGAATCTTTGGCGAAGCGTAGCTTGCCGGGTTAGGCGGATGTTGCGATAGAACAGCCGGAAGGGGGGTAGAAGTATACCCCTGTCCGCGCTTTGCGATTTGAATAGGCTGTGCCTGAGCAGTTTGGGTGGAGGACTTGATGTTTGctttgtcttctttggctCGTTGAGCAGCTTCATAAAGCTCTCTGTGAGCTTTAGCTGCCCTCGCCTCCTTTTCTCGCTTGTCGCGTTCCTGTTTCTCTTTACGCTCCTGTGCTTCCCGCTCTCTCAGATCCCGAGCCTCTTTGTCCCTTTGACGTTGCTCTTCTTTGAGTTTCTTTTCGCGATCCTTTGCCTCGCGGGCTTTGCGTTCTTGCTCCGCCTGTCTTTCGCGCTGCTCGTGAATGCGTCGTTGACGGTCGGCCTCCCTCTTCAATCGGGCTTCTTCCTCAGCCTTCTTCTGGGATTCTTTCTGTTTTCGCTTCTCCTCGGCTTTGTGTTTCTGTTCAGCAAGCCTCTGCTGCTCGGCTAGAAgccgagcagcttcttccGCAGCCTTTTCAGCCTCCTTGCGCGCCTTTTCCTCGGCCAAGGCTTGCTTCTTTTGAGCAGCCttgtcctttttcttttgcgcGTTTTTCGCTTTCTTGGCTTTTTGCTGATCAACTTGCCTGCTTTCTTCTTCTAACTCTTCTAGCAGCTTATCTTGCCGCTCTTTGGCCACTTTCTCCTTGTATGCGGATAGGACTCTTTGCTCGAACATTCGGGCAGCAAATATTTGGAACATTCTGCGGCCTTCCTCCATTCGCTGTTCTTCCGTCATTTGATCCTGGCAGCAGCACTCAGTATGGAACCCGGACGGCATTATAGAAGGATTAGAATAtacctcttcatcctcataCTCCTCGTCTTGGCTGTCCTCATaatcttcctcctcctcttcttcatcttcgtaGTCATCATCGTCAGGAGGATGATTATGAGGAGCGGAGTATGAGCCGTTGGGATGACCGTAGCCGCGGGAGAAGTGTTCTCTTGCGTCCTCCTCGCGAGCCATGCGACGTTCTGCTAGCTGTTCCATCATTTCAATGAATCGCTTGCCGTCGTTTTTGAGTAGGTCATCCGCCACGGTGAGAATGCCGCCTAAGTCCATGTTACCATATACGCTGAGAAGAGATTCAAGAAGCTGCGTACCCTTGACTTGCAAACTACTGCCAAATGCCAAGAAATCCGTCATGTCTCGATCGTAGGGGTTGTGAAACTGCTCTGGGGGTTCGTCGTCGCTATATTCGTCGTCCTCCGCTTCATCCTCACTATAAACTTCCTCcagctcgtcttcttcatcttcgtcgccCACGTGCTCTACAATCCTACCATGAGACGGCTGTTGCGGGGTATAATTCGAGGGTAGTCGACGGCGAGGTTGCGGGGGAAAGTCTCGTGATGGTGGTTGCAGCATTGGTGGTCCATCACCGTGGTTGGCAAACTGCTCTAGCTCCAGATAGTACGCATCATACAAGCCCTCCAACTCCTCCTCAATAGCTGTTCGCTTCCGTCCACACACAGTACAACTGCATGtgtgcttctgctgctccttcatcttcttcaagacgGCGTCTTTCTCCACCTTGACCAGTGACTTTCGCTCGTCTTCGCCAAGTCCAAGCCAGAACTCTTTAATGCGTTCTCTTTCTTCGTGATTGCTTGTGCTCCAAATCTTATCTCGTGACATGCCCGGTGGTCGAGAGACATCTTGGCTGGTCATTCGGGGTACAGAAGTAGAAATAACTGGAGAGTTGTCAACATCGCCAAACTCTTCGGCattctttctcttctttttcttggtctttttggACTTGGGAGCCGAATGGGAATGACCATTCGTCCCCGGAGCAGCAAATTCGCCACTTTGCGCATCCTCCATATCTTCCTCATCGCTTACGACGATGTCTTGGTCGTCGGGTAAGATCTCGCTGAGCCCGTTTGATGTTGGTGAGGGGTCTGGAAGAGCGTTGGCTGCTtgctcgacggcggcggcctttgCTAATGCCTTTTGTCGACgcttttgcttcttgcgATTTACATTTTGTAAAGGCGCGTCAGGCGTGGGAGGGTTTGGCAGCGGATTCGCCGATTTAGCGGCAATTGTCGGCGTTGAGGGTTGGGAGGAGTCGGAAGGTGTGCTTTTGGGAACAGTGATGAACTTTGATCCATCCTTGTTTGTGTACTTGGCTGTGTTTCGAGGTGATGCCGGCGTAGGAGGAGCCGGTTTCTGGTTGGTGGCCGGCATCGTACGTTCGACAGAACGTCGGGGGGCGACACCATGAAGAGGTGGTGATTGCTGATGGCTGTTTGGGGCGTGCTCGCCGCGACGTCAATGGCCGATTCTGATGATGCGCACAAAGCAACAAGTCAGCCTCGAACGGATAATGAGCCACGCTAGGAATAAGTCTGCAGCACGCGACAGGAGCCGGGAAGGGAtcgccagcggcggcaggtAGACGGCGACGGCTGAGGTTGAGATGGGATTTGGTGGATGCTCTTGGAAAGCGGCTCAAATTGAGGGACGCCATGGAGTACTCACCCACTTCAACCACTCAGATTCGAGTCGGCCAACTGAGGGTTAGGTCAGCAATGACGCCAGTGGGGGAGCCGCGTTTCCCCCGTTGGAATGAAGTTCTCCCTGGGAAAAATGAcgagctgctcctgctgcaaGAGTAGTCTCAGAAGCAGTAACAGGCGGACTGGTGGGAGGTCGTCTTCAATTTAGAGGTTGATGATCGGGCTGGCTGCAAGGTGGAAGTCACGATGTGGTGTAGTTACATGGCGGCGGTACATTTAGTCCTGCATCTCCAGAAGAGGACCATTCTTGAAGCCCATAAAAACTGGGTCTCATCCTTCAATCAGAGCCCCTTCTGTCATTCTGTGGTGTGGCGGTTGGTCATGCTAGTCGGCATTGGCAGTAAACATAGCCCGTGCACATGCACGTGACCACATCGATGACGGATTCTTCTCGTCCTGCGCACCTTGATGAGGAGAGGGACCAGGTGTTGAGCAGAATCCAGAGGTTGCATAACCTAcattttttccccttttttCCTTACGGAGTTATTTTTTTCCACAATTCTCACATGTAGTACATGTGGTATTCTAACAAGCCACTTTGCTCATGGCCAGCATGCCTGACTGCTTTGAGGCAGCCCTGCTCCAATTGAGCCACTTGAGTGATTCCGAGCCCGAACAGGGAAACTTCCGAGTTGACGACACTCTAATTCTTTGTATAGCCTCCTCGAAGCTATACAATGGAATTTTAACACATTTAACAGACCCATACCACTCTCCTAGTGATTCTATCCCCGTGACTCTCCAAGACTTGTTGCAATGTCGTCGGATTGTGCACACCAAGGCTGTCGTCTTGGTTTGCAACATTGTGGTGCCCAGTCAGAGTTGATTCGGGTCAAGCGGGAGCTTCATCCTAGTACGTATGAAAAAAGTAAAACGTCAAAGGTAAGATAAAGTCCACATGATTATTCAAAGAAAAGGATCTTCATTGCCGGCCTCCATCAACAGGGACCACCGCAGCCACCTGGGTACTTAGGTAGTCTGGAGGTTGGATCGTGAGAGGTCAATGAATACGAGGAGACTGCAGCAGGACCCTGTCAGCCCTGTTCCCCAGTCACCTAGTCCGGGCATGCAGGAAATAACTGCTAGTCGGCATAAATGCAGTTCATACCACTGATTAAACAATCAAGCCTCAACATGAGACGTTTCGCCCTTCCGACCAGTCAGGGCGGTCGCCCATCCAGCGTCTGCTGCCTCTACCTAGCCAAACTCGATCTCAAGCGGCTGGGCTAACTAAGATACCAGATTGCAGGCTTTGCAGCAGGTTGACCTCCATTCAATGCAAGGGCTGGCTCCACGGAGCACAGCCTCCTCTCTGGTCTCGGATGCGAAGCCACCTCATCGTTATTTTGAGTACAATTCACTGGTAGCCGAGTTCCGAAGCTTCCATCCTGGCAGGCCAATTCTCCATTTGATCTCTGGACGAGACTCCATTGAGTCCATTCAACTTGGTCTCGGGATGAATAACCCCATCCCCCCATGCTTGCGGACTCAGGCGCTGCCGAGAACCAAGTTGCAACACTTGTACACATGTAAAACAGGACACCTATTGCCCTGACGGCTTGAACAGCCAACGATGGGACCATCAAGTCCGGACTGCGCTGCATATGTATGGACGCGGTGcaggacaggacaggacCGGGGCATTTTCCTCATTGGACCTGCCCGGCGGCATCGTTTAACCGGGAAACGTGGCGTGCCGTAGGTCTCTTCGCAGTCTCTGCGGGTTGTTGTTTGCCAAGAGACGCAGAATGAGCATGagaaggcaaggcaaggcaaggcggGACGCTAGATGCATTGAAAAGTGTGCGCCTCGCGACAATAGTAATCGCAGGTATTGCAATGTTGCCTGCTTGGCCCAGTGCTCCTTGTTGGGGAAGCTGTCtggtctactccgtactccgtggaGAGGCGAAACTGCTAGCTGCCCACATGTCAATTGCCCCCCCAATGCCTCAGCAACCAATCAGttcggcagcagcaccaaaCCAGGTCCAGGGGCCAAGACGAAAACTCCAACAGACCAGTTGGGCGAAGGCTTGGGATCTTCTTGGCTGGCCTGAGCTGGGGCTGCATAACGTTAGTCTATCCAGACTGATGGGTAAGTCTGTCGGCTTGGTGTCTACAACATGggttgatcaattgatgtgtcCGTAGGCACTTCCGCCCGCAAACAACCGGACCCTTGCCATCTTGCAGGCGCTCAAGTCCTACCATGCACAAGTCCCGGGACCTGTGACGGCACGTAGACAcggccaagtccaaggaaTAGTAcatactacggagtacatggaaGCAGTAAGGGGTCTCGCGCCCGTCATCAAATGGCTGATGACGAGTTTCCCGCCCGGAGTTGCCGTTATGTAAGCCGGCGCCGACCTGAGCAGTCAACATTTGAACGCCCCATCTGCCCCCAACTCTCGCTCGAATGCTGGTTCAACCGGCGCTGGTGTCTCCTTCGTCCACACCCCCCGACTCCAGAAACTAGTTCGACTTTGGAAGCCAactcgagtctggtctgctCGGCCAAGGTTCTCTTGTTGCTGTTTCTGCTGCTTCCCTTCTTCACCAAACCCCATCCTTGCCTTGCGACCTCATCATCACCGTGTGTCCGTTCGAGTCCCCCGCTTCGTTCTTGCACGAAACTTCCACCGCGTCTACGCTCTACGATCTCTTGTCCGATCTGACCCTGTTACCGCCCGACGTTCGAACCCGAAATCTGCCAATTGTTGGTGGCAGCCTTCTTATCCCTCGTATTCGGTCGAACGTCTCACACCCAGCTTAGCCCTCGTCCCACTGCGGCCTCCAAACTCGTCTCGCGGCCCGCCGTCCTGCTTTGGTTGTTTGCTCTTAATAAACACTGCGCAGGAGCATAAAGCGTCCCTTGTCGTCGTTGCTTGCACCCAACTCCTCCCGAATTTCCTTCCAACTCCAACGGCTGTGCCACCCGGGTCTAGTTGGAATTCGTGGACTGAACGGCCGTGGACTTCTGAACAACGACAACAGAGTCCAACACCTCGGCGCCGAATTCATCCCCTATTCAAGTTTCTTGATCCCTAGCTTTCAAGATGGCTAGTTCAAATTCTCAAAACGTTATCCGCAGGTACGAGCATGCAGCCAATTGAGCTTAATTCCATTGGCAGATTACCGTTTCACAACGCTTGATTACCAATGCGTCTTCCTTTGCCTCTTTTTTCGGCCCGCAGAATACAGCCATGAATTGTTGCTAATTTGAATTTTCTACTATTGCAGAAAACTAGTCATTATTGGTGACGGTGCCTGTGGTAAAACCAGTTTGCTCAGTGTATTCACTCTGGGATATTTTCCTACGGTTTGTGCTATCCCAgtttataagttttatatataagctatttagCTAacctctctcttttttttagcGATATGTAAGATATATGTCAGACCCAATAGAAGCTAGAAATGATCCTAATGCCAACGCATCTAGATCCCGACAGTGTTTGAAAACTACGTAACCGATTGCAGAGTCGATGGAAAATCCGTGCAATTGGCGTTATGGGACACTGCAGGTCAGGAAGACTACGAGAGGCTACGGCCGTTGGCTTACTCAAAAGCTCATGTCATCTTAATCGGGTTCTCAGTTGACACACCTGATTCTTTGGAGAACGTAAAGAACAAGGTACGTGCTGCCCAG
The Metarhizium brunneum chromosome 7, complete sequence genome window above contains:
- the rho2 gene encoding GTP-binding protein rho2: MASSNSQNVIRRKLVIIGDGACGKTSLLSVFTLGYFPTRYIPTVFENYVTDCRVDGKSVQLALWDTAGQEDYERLRPLAYSKAHVILIGFSVDTPDSLENVKNKWIEEATRLCAGVPIILVGLKKDLREDPVAVEEMRKKSQRFLTTHDGEMAAREVGAKRYLECSSLSGEGVDDVFEAATRAALLTFEKGEGGGCCVIL
- the NST1 gene encoding Stress response protein NST1, with the translated sequence MPATNQKPAPPTPASPRNTAKYTNKDGSKFITVPKSTPSDSSQPSTPTIAAKSANPLPNPPTPDAPLQNVNRKKQKRRQKALAKAAAVEQAANALPDPSPTSNGLSEILPDDQDIVVSDEEDMEDAQSGEFAAPGTNGHSHSAPKSKKTKKKKRKNAEEFGDVDNSPVISTSVPRMTSQDVSRPPGMSRDKIWSTSNHEERERIKEFWLGLGEDERKSLVKVEKDAVLKKMKEQQKHTCSCTVCGRKRTAIEEELEGLYDAYYLELEQFANHGDGPPMLQPPSRDFPPQPRRRLPSNYTPQQPSHGRIVEHVGDEDEEDELEEVYSEDEAEDDEYSDDEPPEQFHNPYDRDMTDFLAFGSSLQVKGTQLLESLLSVYGNMDLGGILTVADDLLKNDGKRFIEMMEQLAERRMAREEDAREHFSRGYGHPNGSYSAPHNHPPDDDDYEDEEEEEEDYEDSQDEEYEDEEDQMTEEQRMEEGRRMFQIFAARMFEQRVLSAYKEKVAKERQDKLLEELEEESRQVDQQKAKKAKNAQKKKDKAAQKKQALAEEKARKEAEKAAEEAARLLAEQQRLAEQKHKAEEKRKQKESQKKAEEEARLKREADRQRRIHEQRERQAEQERKAREAKDREKKLKEEQRQRDKEARDLREREAQERKEKQERDKREKEARAAKAHRELYEAAQRAKEDKANIKSSTQTAQAQPIQIAKRGQGYTSTPLPAVLSQHPPNPASYASPKIPVATPAIPKAPTPIRSRALSQQQDSGPGSSAASQSASGPSQNPSPHPGTPIQVSPGPIGQERKASTSSSILAAQLNQPVSPHSMQTRLPSHTPPFQMPPTMGLQPPPGLTQHRPPRFPSPISHEAIFPPLQFRPGPNVMMPPPGLNGPVARGFHQGPMAPPGFNHASTDPFPMHQGFPMAKEPLIPTHTRQGSLGYDGAAGVPTQPIGRPAPIGRPGSLSQRQSREEDDETKHLGSSALVADDAPPLEGMNPSSLRNQPPGPRGGFPTSPFMDAGFPMGQNPWGPPAGAAHGQPFAPPGFSSSTWGSPGIPPGFGMANMASPTPTMSSIRSSSQPRHVMVRSFLCAAYRELSASGAADAEGYMDLGAIKSQVEIYANDFSLTEQDLLNLCDTEGNNSNGGGTFDARRDMSGAGQHRIRWTLDQSDASGHSYRAVGAPGEVCSPRTNHASLRGH